A region of Ochotona princeps isolate mOchPri1 chromosome 9, mOchPri1.hap1, whole genome shotgun sequence DNA encodes the following proteins:
- the LOC131481114 gene encoding endogenous retrovirus group K member 5 Gag polyprotein-like, whose amino-acid sequence MGNLSSSMRMQELLWKLLKKHGTPVKAKTVLAFLQTAGRVSPWFLDAGFLTLPQWERLGRDLLRAERKGPLPPGTIGFWTLVKSCLMERSDKFKEILQDGEELLREMQEEASSKGATSESGGSDSEETEEASGSELDELVERLEAASMSHSKKSWVPRPPPGDPPLVPTAPPWTGDVLGVRPRDLNVEERQGWRELRGLGQVFPVQEDRTKNPPVRSWVPLDFKLVKELKSAVEAYGAQAPFTLATLEQIANMALTPDDWRNVARACLSPGQYLVWRSACREFAIDTARRNTQAGNPAWDVDMLLGEGARTGQENQVGFPEPVYSQISTMARNAWKAIQTKGDLKFSISKVVQGPNEPYPDFVSRLMEVAGKVFPDVEQAMPLVQQLAYENANRWCREAIRPWRHKTLDSWIKICRDVHDNVVAGVVQAKEQARVIMNAMRQEHRLPRKSQACFRCGKPGHFKRDCRQKELSRPSHPQPKLCPRCGKGNHWASECRSVRDISGRPLMDVNRPKNGQRGPALRGPHGVYEVHQTQMGQHSNQYAEPPQEAQVWTSVPPPTWY is encoded by the coding sequence ATGGGGAATCTGTCTTCTAGTATGCGTATGCAGGAGCTGTTATGGAAACTGTTGAAGAAACATGGTACTCCTGTGAAGGCTAAGACGGTGCTTGCATTTTTGCAGACAGCGGGTAGGGTTTCCCCTTGGTTCTTAGATGCAGGTTTTCTGACTCTCCCCCAATGGGAGCGCCTTGGGAGAGACCTTCTGCGGGCTGAGCGGAAGGGTCCGTTACCTCCGGGAACCATTGGTTTCTGGACCTTGGTTAAGTCTTGTCTTATGGAACGGTCAGACAAGTTTAAGGAAATCTTGCAGGACGGGGAAGAGCTGTTGCGAGAAATGCAAGAGGAAGCTTCTTCGAAAGGAGCGACTAGTGAATCAGGAGGATCAGAttcagaggagacagaggaagcctCAGGGAGTGAATTGGATGAGCTGGTAGAAAGACTAGAAGCTGCGTCGATGAGTCATTCAAAGAAATCCTGGGTGCCTAGACCCCCACCAGGAGACCCGCCCTTGGTACCTACGGCTCCTCCCTGGACTGGTGATGTGTTAGGGGTCCGGCCACGCGACCTCAATGTGGAGGAGAGGCAAGGTTGGAGAGAATTGCGTGGTCTTGGGCAGGTCTTCCCCGTACAGGAGGACCGAACCAAAAATCCCCCTGTACGCTCCTGGGTCCCACTAGATTTCAAGCTAGTGAAAGAGTTGAAAAGTGCGGTAGAGGCTTATGGGGCTCAGGCACCCTTCACATTAGCCACTCTTGAGCAAATAGCTAATATGGCCCTAACGCCTGATGATTGGAGGAATGTTGCTAgggcctgcctctccccagggcaGTATTTGGTTTGGAGATCAGCTTGCAGGGAGTTCGCTATTGATACAGCTCGGCGTAACACACAGGCCGGAAACCCTGCTTGGGATGTCGACATGCTCCTGGGTGAGGGAGCAAGAACAGGGCAGGAAAATCAAGTAGGTTTTCCTGAACCGGTGTATTCCCAAATAAGCACTATGGCTAGAAACGCCTGGAAGGCAATACAGACCAAAGGGGACCTGAAGTTCTCGATCTCAAAGGTGGTTCAGGGGCCTAATGAGCCCTATCCTGATTTTGTCAGTCGGTTGATGGAGGTGGCAGGGAAAGTGTTCCCGGATGTTGAACAAGCTATGCCCCTAGTACAACAATTGGCCTATGAGAATGCCAACAGGTGGTGCAGAGAGGCAATTCGGCCGTGGAGGCATAAGACCTTAGATAGCTGGATAAAGATCTGCCGTGATGTACATGATAATGTGGTCGCAGGTGTGGTCCAAGCTAAGGAACAAGCTAGAGTTATCATGAATGCTATGCGCCAGGAGCACAGACTCCCTAGGAAGAGTCAAGCATGTTTTAGATGTGGAAAACCTGGGCACTTTAAAAGGGACTGTCGCCAGAAAGAACTGTCTCGGCCCTCACACCCACAACCTAAATTATGTCCCCGCTGTGGGAAAGGAAACCATTGGGCAAGTGAGTGTCGCTCGGTACGAGACATCTCTGGTCGACCACTGATGGACGTTAACAGGCCAAAAAACgggcagaggggcccagcacTTCGGGGCCCCCACGGAGTGTACGAGGTGCATCAGACTCAGATGGGGCAGCATTCCAATCAGTACGCAGAGCCACCCCAGGAAGCGCAggtctggacctctgtgccacctcccacctgGTATTAA